The following coding sequences lie in one Notolabrus celidotus isolate fNotCel1 chromosome 20, fNotCel1.pri, whole genome shotgun sequence genomic window:
- the cd2bp2 gene encoding CD2 antigen cytoplasmic tail-binding protein 2, with protein MPKRKVTFEDGDGEIDLEEDVPNKKTCEAVAGPGSRFKGKHSLDSDEEDEGEEDKSSKYDILASDDVEGQEGATIDFDEGVSITPFNLDEEMQEGYFDSEGNYFVKKEEQIRDNWLDNIDWVRIKEQPFKQKKKGLGAKRTRRVGDEDEAEEEKKREEKQTDKDNEEEEEEEMEPAEDPLASFTQHQLTEAMVELMLPGETVAAALRRLGGLKGRKKGKLREESAPTAENKRDAEKLDKLTALADRLVGSGMFEIYQQTYEKLTYLMKSMSSKKPAVGASGDDDDGEGDELDMFGDKFDESQGKRSGDKQDDENVSDEVMWEYRWENEDGAEIYGPYNSQQMQDWVDEGYFSTGVYCRRKDQEGSQFYNSKRLDFDLYT; from the exons atgcCGAAGAGGAAAGTAACATTTGAGGACGGGGACGGAGAGATCGACCTGGAGGAAGATGTTCCAAACAAAAAG ACCTGCGAGGCTGTGGCCGGACCAGGCTCCAGGTTTAAGGGCAAACATTCCCTTGATAGTGacgaggaggatgaaggagaggaagataAGAGCAGCAAATATGATATTCTTGCGAGTGATGATGTGGAAG GCCAAGAGGGAGCAACCATTGACTTTGACGAGGGAGTTTCCATCACACCGTTCAATCTGGACGAGGAGATGCAGGAAGGATACTTTGATTCTGAAGGAAACTATTTCGTCAAAAAGGAAGAACAGATCAGAGACAACTGGCTTGACAACATCGACTGG GTGAGAATAAAAGAGCAGCCtttcaaacaaaagaagaaaggcCTCGGAGCCAAACGGACACGCAGAGTTGGTGACGAAGATGAGGccgaggaggagaaaaagagagaagagaagcaaACAGACAAGGACAacgaagaggaagaagaggaggagatggagccTGCAGAGGACCCCCTGGCGTCCTTCACACAGCACCAGCTCACTGAAGCTATGGTGGAACTGATGCTTCCCGGGGAGACAGTCGCTGCTGCTCTCCGTCGGCTGGGAGGACTGAAGGGACGAAAGAAGGGGAAGCTGAGGGAAGAGAGTGCGCCCACAGCAGAGAACAAAAGAGATGCAGAAAAGCTTGATAAGCTCACGGCACTCGCTGACAGACTGGTTGGATCTGGGATGTTTGAGATTTATCAACAGACTTATGAAAAACTGACCTATTTGATGAAGAGCATGAGCAGCAAGAAACCAGCTGTGGGAGCCAgcggagatgatgatgatggagagggagatgaaCTTGACATGTTTGGTGATAAGTTTGATGAGTCGCAAGGCAAACGATCAGGAGATAAACAGGACGATGAAAACG tgAGCGATGAAGTCATGTGGGAGTACAGATGGGAAAACGAGGACGGTGCAGAAATTTATGGCCCCTACAACAGTCAGCAGATGCAG GATTGGGTGGATGAAGGCTATTTTAGCACTGGTGTTTACTGTAGGAGGAAGGACCAGGAAGGATCTCAGTTCTACAACTCCAAGAGACTGGACTTTGACCTGTATACATGA